Proteins encoded in a region of the Puniceibacterium sp. IMCC21224 genome:
- a CDS encoding TRAP transporter large permease, giving the protein MTGLSLALAAFGLMLGGIFLRVPVALAMGLTGFFGTWYVLGSPVAPMAQMKSLSYETFSNQGLSIIPLFLLMGQFATRTGMSAALFRAASDFLGHRKGGIAMASVGACAGFGAICGSSLATASTMAQVALPEMRKRGYSDSLSTGVLAAGGTLGILIPPSIILVIYAIMAEQNIVKMFMAALIPGLLAAAGYMLTVMIYVRVRPDAADTAERVPFAARMRTLAATWPVIVIFGLTIGGIVGDWNWVKPGPQALFTPNEAAAFGAVATGVYGLVMGRLSLSGFVQAILETAKATAMIFFILLGAEVLKGFLALTRAPDMLADWILTQGFAPLTVLGIMLLAYLIFGCVMDSLSMILLTIPIFLPVINVLDFGMTAEDTAIWFGIIALIVVEVGLITPPVGMNLFIINGVAPDIPISRTYAGVAPFVLSDIVRVGILVACPGITLWLVQVMF; this is encoded by the coding sequence ATGACCGGGTTGTCACTTGCGCTTGCCGCGTTTGGCCTGATGCTGGGCGGGATCTTTTTGCGGGTGCCGGTGGCGCTGGCGATGGGACTGACCGGGTTCTTTGGCACATGGTATGTGCTGGGCAGTCCGGTGGCGCCGATGGCACAGATGAAATCACTGTCCTACGAGACGTTTTCCAATCAGGGCCTGTCGATCATACCGCTGTTCCTGCTGATGGGGCAGTTCGCGACCCGCACCGGCATGTCGGCGGCGTTGTTTCGCGCGGCGTCGGATTTCCTTGGGCATCGCAAAGGTGGCATCGCTATGGCCAGCGTCGGTGCCTGCGCCGGATTTGGTGCGATCTGCGGCTCATCCCTGGCCACAGCCAGCACGATGGCACAGGTGGCCCTGCCCGAAATGCGCAAACGCGGCTATTCCGACAGCCTGAGCACCGGGGTTCTTGCGGCTGGCGGCACATTGGGCATTCTGATCCCGCCCTCGATCATTTTGGTGATCTACGCGATCATGGCCGAGCAGAATATCGTCAAGATGTTCATGGCGGCGCTGATTCCGGGCCTTTTGGCCGCCGCCGGATATATGCTGACGGTGATGATCTATGTCCGGGTGCGGCCGGATGCCGCTGACACCGCCGAAAGGGTGCCCTTTGCCGCGCGGATGCGCACGCTGGCGGCGACCTGGCCGGTTATCGTGATCTTTGGCCTCACCATCGGTGGCATCGTTGGTGACTGGAACTGGGTCAAGCCGGGACCGCAGGCGCTGTTTACCCCCAATGAGGCAGCGGCCTTTGGTGCCGTTGCGACTGGCGTCTATGGTCTGGTGATGGGGCGCCTCAGTCTGAGCGGTTTTGTTCAGGCGATCCTTGAAACCGCCAAGGCGACGGCGATGATATTTTTCATCCTGCTTGGGGCCGAAGTGCTCAAGGGATTTCTCGCGCTGACGCGTGCACCGGATATGCTGGCGGACTGGATTCTGACTCAGGGCTTTGCGCCGCTGACGGTTCTTGGGATTATGTTGCTGGCCTATCTGATCTTTGGCTGCGTGATGGACAGCCTGTCGATGATCCTGCTGACAATCCCGATTTTTCTGCCGGTGATCAACGTGCTCGATTTCGGCATGACGGCCGAGGACACCGCAATCTGGTTCGGAATCATTGCGTTGATTGTGGTCGAAGTCGGGCTGATCACCCCGCCTGTTGGGATGAACCTGTTTATTATCAATGGTGTCGCGCCGGATATCCCGATCAGCCGCACCTATGCCGGTGTTGCGCCGTTTGTGCTGTCCGACATCGTGCGGGTTGGCATTCTTGTGGCTTGTCCGGGGATCACACTTTGGTTGGTGCAGGTGATGTTCTAA
- a CDS encoding TRAP transporter substrate-binding protein, giving the protein MKHHLLTAAVAAVTLGLSVSAGIAQEVTLRCQHFLPAVGSVPKFFMEPWAEKIEAESNGRIKVELYPSMQLGGKPPALYDQIRDGVIDCGWVLPAYTPGRFPESEAFELPFMTPVNSTDASKALWEFTEKYMSERFGDIHLIAVHTHGPGVIHKKGEPVTKLEDFAGLSLRGPSRQANKLLETLGAIPIGMPVPAFPEALSKGVVDGGVIPWEVVPGLKVHELAEAHTEIPGDRSLYNTFFLWGMNKAKYESLPDDLKAVIDANSGLETSGLAGAAMDKGDDLAKTMIGERGNKIVSLDPALVDKLREIGAAQTEEWIAEVTALGLDGAAMVADAQALVAKYDTGGL; this is encoded by the coding sequence ATGAAACATCATCTTCTTACCGCAGCGGTTGCGGCTGTTACTCTGGGGCTGTCGGTCTCTGCCGGGATCGCGCAAGAGGTCACGCTGCGCTGCCAGCATTTTCTGCCCGCCGTGGGGTCTGTACCAAAATTCTTTATGGAACCATGGGCCGAGAAAATCGAAGCCGAAAGCAATGGCCGCATCAAGGTTGAACTTTACCCGTCAATGCAGCTGGGCGGCAAACCACCGGCGCTGTATGACCAGATTCGCGATGGCGTGATCGACTGCGGCTGGGTGCTGCCAGCCTATACGCCGGGTCGTTTCCCGGAATCCGAGGCGTTCGAGCTGCCATTCATGACACCGGTCAACTCAACGGATGCCTCAAAGGCGCTGTGGGAGTTTACCGAGAAATACATGAGCGAACGCTTTGGCGACATTCATCTGATCGCAGTGCACACCCATGGTCCGGGGGTGATCCACAAAAAGGGTGAGCCGGTCACCAAACTTGAGGATTTTGCCGGCCTCAGCCTGCGCGGTCCATCACGTCAGGCCAACAAGCTGCTGGAAACCCTGGGTGCCATTCCGATCGGAATGCCGGTCCCGGCCTTTCCCGAGGCGCTGTCCAAAGGCGTTGTCGATGGCGGCGTCATCCCGTGGGAGGTGGTGCCCGGCCTCAAGGTGCACGAGTTGGCCGAGGCACATACCGAGATCCCCGGCGACAGGTCGCTGTACAACACATTCTTTCTTTGGGGGATGAACAAGGCGAAATACGAAAGTCTGCCGGACGACCTCAAGGCGGTGATCGATGCCAACTCGGGGCTTGAGACATCGGGACTGGCGGGTGCCGCGATGGACAAGGGTGACGATCTGGCCAAGACCATGATCGGCGAGCGCGGCAACAAGATCGTGTCGCTTGACCCTGCTTTGGTCGATAAATTGCGTGAAATCGGCGCAGCGCAGACCGAAGAATGGATTGCCGAAGTTACGGCTCTTGGGCTTGACGGTGCGGCGATGGTGGCCGATGCGCAGGCTCTGGTTGCAAAATACGACACTGGCGGGTTGTAA
- a CDS encoding IS3 family transposase (programmed frameshift), producing MKASKFTDAQKAFIVKQGNEGTTVAEICRKSGISPATYFNWKKKYEGLMPSEMRRLRDLEDENNRLKRIVADLTLDREMLQDVIKRKPLRPDRKRELVDGMRSDWRVSIRKACGALRFDCSTYHYKSRRTDPAALKKRIKEICETRVRYGYRRVHFVLQREGWPVNAKKTYRIYKEMGLQLRNKTPKRRVKAKLRDARTEAVKNNDVWAMDFVHDQLATGRKLRVLTVVDTFSRYVPILDVRFNYRGEDVVKSLDLACAKIGYPKTIRVDNGPEFISRDLDLWAYHRGVVLDFSRPGKPTDNAFIEAFNGKFRQECLNAHWFLSLADAAEKVETWRRYYNEERPHSAIGNKSPIMLVKSEGETSPPI from the exons ATGAAAGCATCCAAATTCACGGACGCCCAAAAGGCGTTTATTGTTAAGCAAGGTAATGAGGGCACGACGGTTGCGGAGATTTGCCGCAAGTCCGGGATAAGTCCGGCGACGTATTTCAACTGGAAGAAAAAGTATGAGGGGCTGATGCCGTCAGAGATGCGCCGGTTGCGTGATCTGGAAGACGAGAACAACCGTTTGAAACGGATTGTCGCTGATCTGACGTTGGATCGTGAGATGTTGCAGGACGTTATCAAGCGAAAGC CTCTAAGGCCGGATCGAAAGCGTGAGCTTGTCGATGGGATGCGGTCTGATTGGCGTGTGTCGATCCGAAAGGCATGTGGTGCTTTGCGGTTTGATTGCTCGACCTATCATTACAAATCCCGCCGCACCGATCCGGCCGCGTTGAAAAAGCGCATTAAGGAGATTTGTGAGACACGCGTTCGATATGGATATCGGCGCGTCCATTTTGTGTTGCAGCGTGAGGGTTGGCCAGTGAACGCTAAAAAAACATATCGTATTTACAAGGAGATGGGTCTTCAACTGCGCAACAAGACACCGAAACGTCGCGTGAAAGCGAAGCTGCGGGATGCTCGCACAGAAGCTGTGAAGAATAACGACGTCTGGGCAATGGATTTTGTGCATGATCAACTCGCCACAGGCCGCAAATTGCGCGTTTTGACCGTCGTCGATACGTTCTCGCGCTATGTGCCAATTCTAGACGTAAGGTTCAATTATCGCGGTGAGGATGTGGTTAAATCTCTTGATCTGGCTTGTGCCAAGATTGGGTATCCTAAGACCATTCGAGTCGATAATGGGCCGGAATTTATCTCTCGGGATCTGGATCTGTGGGCTTATCATCGGGGCGTGGTTTTGGATTTTAGCAGGCCAGGAAAACCGACAGACAACGCCTTCATCGAGGCCTTCAACGGTAAGTTTCGCCAGGAATGTTTGAACGCGCATTGGTTCTTGAGCCTTGCGGATGCGGCAGAAAAGGTGGAGACTTGGCGTAGATACTACAACGAAGAACGGCCCCACAGCGCGATCGGAAACAAGTCACCGATCATGCTCGTAAAATCAGAAGGTGAAACCAGCCCACCGATCTGA
- a CDS encoding anhydro-N-acetylmuramic acid kinase, with protein sequence MLGKDPVWALGAMSGTSLDGVDAAMLRTDGESIFEFGPHAYRLYTPDEQAVLRAALGRWPGPGLENALRVVQSAHTEVLRGFDAAELVGFHGQTLAHDPHGRGTHQLGDGTALAHALGLPVVWDFRSSDVQLGGEGAPLAPFYHFACARWIGATRPLAFLNLGGVGNLTWIDPSYARPEVDGALLAFDTGPANAPINDLMTLRRGLDCDRDGALAATGQVVDGALELFLDEGYFLKMPPKSLDRDDFGLMLDLVRELDDADAAATMTAMAAAAVMRGIEHCPEPPERLLVCGGGRHNPVMMAMLAAGLDMPVEPVEAVGLNGDMLEAQAFAYLAVRVARGLPTSCPSTTGVRAAVGGGEISRP encoded by the coding sequence ATGTTGGGCAAAGATCCGGTCTGGGCGCTTGGGGCGATGTCGGGCACCTCTCTTGACGGGGTGGACGCGGCGATGCTGCGCACTGACGGCGAGTCGATCTTTGAATTTGGACCGCACGCCTACCGTCTATATACGCCCGACGAACAAGCGGTTCTGCGCGCCGCGCTGGGGCGCTGGCCGGGGCCAGGGCTAGAGAACGCATTGCGGGTGGTGCAGAGCGCCCATACCGAGGTTCTGCGCGGGTTCGACGCGGCTGAACTGGTCGGGTTTCACGGTCAGACTCTGGCCCACGATCCGCACGGGCGCGGCACGCATCAACTGGGCGATGGCACTGCGCTGGCACATGCGTTGGGGCTGCCGGTGGTGTGGGATTTCCGATCGTCTGATGTGCAGTTGGGCGGAGAGGGGGCGCCGCTGGCGCCGTTCTACCATTTCGCCTGTGCGCGCTGGATCGGAGCGACGCGGCCGCTTGCCTTTCTGAACCTCGGCGGGGTCGGCAATCTGACGTGGATTGATCCGTCATATGCCAGACCCGAGGTGGATGGCGCTCTGCTGGCCTTTGACACTGGCCCTGCTAATGCACCGATCAACGATCTGATGACGCTGCGACGGGGGCTGGACTGCGACCGCGACGGGGCGCTGGCTGCGACCGGGCAGGTCGTGGATGGCGCGCTTGAGCTGTTCCTCGACGAAGGATATTTCCTCAAGATGCCGCCAAAATCGCTCGACCGGGATGATTTCGGGCTGATGCTGGATTTGGTACGCGAACTGGATGATGCCGATGCTGCCGCGACCATGACAGCGATGGCCGCCGCTGCGGTGATGCGCGGGATCGAGCATTGCCCGGAACCGCCCGAACGATTGCTGGTGTGCGGTGGTGGGCGGCACAATCCAGTGATGATGGCGATGCTGGCGGCTGGTCTCGATATGCCCGTCGAACCGGTCGAGGCGGTGGGCCTGAACGGCGACATGCTCGAGGCGCAGGCCTTTGCCTATCTCGCAGTGCGGGTTGCGCGGGGGTTGCCGACGTCATGCCCGTCGACCACAGGTGTTCGTGCGGCGGTCGGGGGCGGAGAGATCAGCCGCCCCTGA
- a CDS encoding phage tail tape measure protein, which produces MRPANSACTIGPEKKDRFVGHHTSPCGSAVASNGKRLARCDIEGGAGRIIPDAAVPVIARALKADGRLFVGERTWRVESEGFGELASSLGAVLPFAQKVGVSFDEVAATTAALTKGGISTSVAVIGRRAALIAVLSPTEQALTLAKDLKLANGDGLDFSVASLEAKGFAQFMRGITEATGGSVEQLSALFSSSEAGAVAMSLAGEAGKFLADNMEAMGKKAGQAQKAFDLIDVTWAERYDQAIVGISNTLTRLAAGALLTVISAAELAGSALTALIDNADILGVSLAVLSASRLPALTGGITSTVAWLGTMSGAMTVAVYQARALAFAMNAVPFVAVVSGLRFAYRAYAEAEAHPEASKLVAESKARLNEQLEIYATSRAPAAKTAIEGERRALIENARANLIASEATLKMFEANRNGMNPALRDSAVMIEASERVLKYRSELDGLRRTLAAFEMGSLGSISGCIFVAKNSQRTFTRGA; this is translated from the coding sequence TTGCGACCGGCCAACAGCGCCTGCACCATAGGCCCGGAAAAAAAGGATCGGTTTGTCGGTCATCACACCTCCCCCTGCGGTTCTGCTGTCGCATCGAACGGCAAGCGACTGGCCCGCTGTGATATCGAGGGCGGAGCGGGCCGGATAATCCCGGACGCAGCCGTTCCCGTGATTGCCCGCGCGCTAAAGGCTGACGGCAGGCTATTCGTCGGAGAGCGCACGTGGCGGGTCGAATCCGAGGGGTTTGGCGAGCTGGCCTCTAGCCTGGGCGCGGTGCTGCCTTTTGCCCAAAAGGTGGGGGTGTCGTTTGATGAGGTTGCGGCCACGACCGCTGCCCTAACCAAGGGCGGGATCAGTACATCGGTCGCGGTGATTGGACGCCGCGCGGCACTGATCGCGGTGCTCAGCCCGACAGAACAGGCGCTGACGCTTGCCAAAGACCTGAAACTTGCCAACGGTGACGGCCTTGATTTTAGTGTCGCATCACTTGAGGCCAAGGGTTTTGCGCAATTCATGCGGGGAATTACAGAGGCGACCGGCGGCAGCGTCGAGCAACTATCCGCGCTGTTTAGCTCGTCTGAGGCTGGCGCGGTGGCCATGTCCTTGGCCGGGGAGGCGGGGAAGTTCCTCGCTGACAATATGGAGGCGATGGGCAAGAAGGCTGGCCAGGCGCAAAAAGCGTTTGATCTGATCGACGTGACTTGGGCCGAGCGCTACGACCAAGCGATAGTCGGGATCTCCAACACCCTGACCCGGCTCGCGGCTGGCGCTCTGCTGACTGTAATAAGCGCGGCTGAATTGGCGGGGTCGGCACTAACCGCTCTGATCGACAATGCCGACATTCTGGGCGTATCGCTTGCCGTTCTTTCTGCGAGCCGCCTGCCTGCGCTGACCGGCGGCATCACGTCAACGGTAGCGTGGCTGGGCACAATGTCCGGCGCGATGACGGTGGCCGTCTATCAGGCGCGCGCGCTGGCCTTTGCGATGAATGCGGTCCCATTCGTCGCCGTGGTGTCGGGGCTTAGGTTTGCCTATCGAGCGTACGCAGAGGCGGAGGCGCACCCGGAAGCGTCCAAGTTGGTCGCGGAGAGCAAGGCGCGGCTGAATGAGCAGCTTGAGATTTATGCGACCAGCCGTGCGCCAGCGGCGAAGACGGCGATTGAGGGGGAAAGGCGCGCGCTGATTGAAAACGCCCGCGCGAATCTGATTGCATCCGAGGCCACCTTGAAAATGTTCGAGGCCAACCGGAACGGCATGAACCCGGCCCTTCGAGACAGCGCGGTAATGATTGAGGCGTCAGAGAGGGTTCTGAAGTATCGGAGCGAACTTGACGGGCTTCGCAGGACACTTGCGGCCTTTGAAATGGGGTCTCTGGGTTCGATTAGCGGCTGCATTTTCGTAGCCAAGAACAGCCAGCGGACGTTTACCCGTGGGGCTTGA
- a CDS encoding YqaA family protein, with protein MLRRLYNRTLAMSDHPQALWVLAFVAFIESSVFPIPPDVLMIPMILARPSRAWLIATVAMVASVLGGLLGYAIGYFFYEQIGAPILTAMGKGDAMAEFGTRFNDLGFWAVLTAGVTPFPFKVITIMSGWTAMPLATFVATSILARGLRFFVVAALLRAFGDPVRDFIERRLGLVFTLFVLILVGGFFLVRYL; from the coding sequence ATGCTGCGTCGTCTCTATAATCGAACTTTGGCGATGTCCGATCACCCTCAGGCACTGTGGGTTCTGGCGTTTGTCGCCTTCATCGAGAGCTCGGTCTTTCCGATCCCGCCCGATGTGCTGATGATCCCGATGATCCTGGCCCGCCCCAGCCGGGCCTGGCTGATCGCGACAGTGGCGATGGTCGCGTCGGTTCTGGGCGGGCTTTTGGGATATGCCATCGGGTATTTTTTCTACGAACAGATCGGCGCCCCGATCCTGACAGCCATGGGCAAGGGTGACGCCATGGCGGAATTCGGGACCCGGTTCAATGATCTGGGATTTTGGGCGGTATTGACTGCTGGGGTGACGCCGTTTCCGTTCAAGGTGATCACCATCATGTCCGGCTGGACCGCAATGCCGCTGGCGACATTTGTCGCCACATCTATCCTGGCGCGCGGGCTGCGGTTCTTTGTCGTGGCGGCATTGCTGCGCGCCTTTGGCGACCCGGTCCGCGATTTCATCGAACGTCGTTTGGGTCTTGTTTTTACCCTCTTCGTGCTCATCCTTGTCGGAGGATTTTTTCTGGTGCGCTACCTATGA
- a CDS encoding TRAP transporter small permease, translating into MALAETTRLRVGDGIECAAQALAILGGLILCAMAVMTMVSIAGRILGPFGLGPVRGDYELVANGCALAVFAFLPYCQLKRGHVTVDILTGQFSPRLQAVFGLIGDALIAVAAVLITRQLWFGFGEKFPYGSDVLRAALGMGSRPFFPETTYELAIPVWIPYGLAVMGAGVFALVSLFCVWRAAAWVLDGQESAT; encoded by the coding sequence ATGGCATTGGCTGAAACGACGCGCCTGCGCGTAGGCGACGGGATTGAGTGCGCCGCACAGGCGCTGGCCATTTTGGGCGGGTTGATCCTGTGTGCGATGGCGGTGATGACGATGGTGTCGATCGCCGGACGCATCCTTGGGCCGTTCGGTCTGGGCCCGGTGCGTGGGGATTACGAACTGGTGGCCAATGGCTGCGCGCTCGCCGTTTTTGCGTTTTTGCCCTATTGCCAGCTCAAGCGCGGTCACGTGACCGTCGATATTCTGACAGGACAGTTTTCGCCGCGTTTACAGGCTGTTTTCGGCCTGATCGGGGATGCGCTGATCGCGGTGGCGGCCGTTCTGATCACGCGGCAGCTGTGGTTCGGTTTTGGTGAAAAGTTCCCATACGGATCCGACGTGCTGCGCGCCGCACTTGGCATGGGATCCAGGCCGTTCTTTCCCGAGACCACCTATGAATTGGCGATCCCCGTTTGGATTCCCTACGGCCTCGCGGTGATGGGGGCAGGGGTCTTTGCTCTGGTGAGTTTGTTTTGCGTCTGGCGTGCGGCGGCTTGGGTTCTTGACGGACAGGAGTCTGCGACATGA
- a CDS encoding DUF4167 domain-containing protein yields MRSSKTRSRSKSNRNRSTVGNVVNRVFDSSGPESKVRGTPQQIIDKYNQLARDAQLSNDRVAAENFQQHAEHYMRMLSEATREQEQRREQQERENRERQTQRNDSSGGNHNNQNNNNNQSGGQNNSGGQDAGNGGPDQGSNDRGQQNRDQRDNNRQNSRREQPQFERSDDVVDLSDDSTNDSGLVETPENSVAPTPVKEHAAPVSKTNDQGGVTPAPAPAAVEAPVAEAPVAGDQTAPEAEAKPKPKPRRKPRKKPEPKPDSESAATVAPGETPSAAE; encoded by the coding sequence ATGAGATCTTCTAAAACACGTTCGCGGTCCAAGTCTAACCGCAACCGCTCGACCGTTGGGAATGTTGTCAACCGGGTGTTCGACAGCTCTGGCCCCGAAAGCAAGGTGCGCGGGACGCCACAGCAGATCATCGACAAATACAACCAGCTTGCCCGTGATGCGCAGCTGAGCAATGATCGCGTTGCGGCCGAGAACTTTCAGCAGCACGCTGAGCATTACATGCGCATGCTGAGCGAGGCGACCCGCGAACAAGAGCAGCGTCGCGAGCAGCAGGAACGCGAAAATCGCGAGCGCCAGACCCAGCGTAATGACAGCAGTGGTGGCAACCATAATAACCAAAACAACAATAACAACCAATCCGGCGGGCAGAATAATTCTGGCGGTCAGGACGCGGGCAATGGCGGCCCGGATCAGGGTAGCAATGACCGCGGACAGCAGAATCGTGATCAGCGCGACAACAATCGTCAGAACTCTCGTCGCGAACAGCCGCAGTTTGAGCGCAGCGATGACGTCGTTGATCTGTCAGACGACAGCACAAACGATAGCGGTTTAGTCGAGACACCGGAAAATTCGGTCGCGCCGACACCTGTGAAAGAGCACGCTGCTCCGGTTTCCAAGACGAACGATCAAGGTGGCGTGACGCCGGCTCCGGCTCCTGCGGCAGTCGAAGCACCGGTGGCAGAGGCTCCTGTGGCCGGTGACCAAACCGCGCCCGAAGCCGAGGCGAAACCCAAGCCCAAGCCGCGCCGCAAACCGCGCAAGAAACCCGAACCCAAGCCGGACAGTGAAAGCGCCGCGACCGTAGCACCTGGTGAAACCCCCAGCGCCGCCGAGTAA
- a CDS encoding disulfide bond formation protein B yields the protein MTRKTLILLAMAGSAALLMGALGFQFLGEMPPCKLCYWQRYPHVAAVIAGLAALAGPGRVFPALGGLAAAATAGIGIYHTGVERGWWEGPTTCTSGPVSGLSADNLMNQIMNAPLVRCDEVPWELFTLSMASWNAVASLLLVAIWVGALRKS from the coding sequence ATGACTCGCAAAACCCTGATCTTGCTGGCGATGGCCGGTTCAGCTGCCCTCCTAATGGGCGCTCTTGGCTTTCAGTTCCTCGGCGAAATGCCGCCCTGCAAGCTGTGCTATTGGCAGCGGTATCCACATGTCGCAGCGGTGATTGCGGGCCTTGCCGCGCTGGCCGGTCCTGGTCGCGTCTTTCCTGCACTGGGTGGTCTGGCTGCCGCCGCCACTGCCGGGATCGGGATCTATCACACCGGAGTCGAGCGCGGCTGGTGGGAAGGTCCGACCACCTGCACATCAGGCCCGGTGTCTGGCCTCTCGGCGGACAATCTGATGAACCAGATCATGAACGCCCCGCTGGTGCGCTGTGACGAGGTACCGTGGGAGCTGTTCACCCTGTCGATGGCCAGCTGGAACGCTGTGGCATCACTTCTGCTGGTCGCAATCTGGGTCGGCGCATTGCGCAAGAGCTAA
- the rsmA gene encoding 16S rRNA (adenine(1518)-N(6)/adenine(1519)-N(6))-dimethyltransferase RsmA: MSGIDDLPPLSRVIAEHGLVARKSLGQNFLLDLNLTAKIARQAGDLTGMDVLEIGPGPGGLTRGLLAEGARRVLAIEKDARCLPALAQISAAYPGRLQVIEGDALKVDALAHLTPPIAIAANLPYNVGTELLVRWLTPPEWPPFWSSLTLMFQREVAERIVAIPGSKAYGRLALLAQWRTRAQIVLSLPPEAFTPAPKVSSAVVHLTALPAPRFPAEPKVLEQVVAMAFNQRRKMLRAALRGLHPDIEDLLRESGIAPTERAEQVPLEGFCALARAVAAAR, from the coding sequence ATGAGCGGCATTGACGACCTTCCCCCCCTCAGCCGGGTCATCGCCGAACACGGGCTGGTGGCGCGCAAGTCGCTGGGGCAGAACTTTCTGCTGGACCTGAACCTGACCGCCAAGATTGCGCGCCAGGCCGGGGATCTGACAGGCATGGATGTCCTGGAAATCGGGCCCGGCCCCGGCGGGCTGACCCGCGGCCTACTGGCCGAGGGTGCGCGCCGTGTACTGGCCATCGAAAAGGACGCCCGCTGCCTGCCAGCTCTGGCCCAGATCTCCGCAGCCTACCCCGGTCGGCTGCAGGTGATCGAGGGCGATGCGCTAAAGGTCGACGCACTGGCACATCTGACGCCGCCGATCGCGATTGCCGCCAATCTGCCCTACAATGTGGGCACCGAACTGTTGGTGCGCTGGCTGACTCCGCCCGAGTGGCCGCCATTCTGGTCATCCCTCACGCTGATGTTCCAGCGAGAAGTGGCTGAACGAATCGTCGCCATACCGGGATCAAAAGCCTACGGGCGACTGGCGTTGCTGGCGCAGTGGCGCACACGGGCGCAGATCGTACTGTCGCTGCCACCCGAAGCGTTCACGCCAGCCCCCAAAGTGAGTTCCGCCGTGGTGCATCTGACTGCCCTCCCCGCGCCGCGATTTCCTGCGGAGCCTAAGGTACTTGAGCAGGTTGTGGCGATGGCCTTTAATCAGCGCCGCAAAATGCTGCGCGCCGCGCTGCGCGGCCTGCATCCGGATATCGAGGATCTGTTGCGCGAATCCGGAATCGCACCGACAGAGCGCGCCGAACAAGTGCCTCTGGAAGGGTTCTGCGCCCTCGCGCGTGCCGTTGCCGCCGCGCGCTGA
- the tyrS gene encoding tyrosine--tRNA ligase produces MTYHPKSDFMHVMMERGFLADCTDYQGLDDALSQGVVTTYIGYDATASSLHVGHLLNIMMLRWLQKTGHQPITLMGGGTTKVGDPSFRADERPLLTPDQIDANITGMQQVFAKYLTYGDGPTDALMLNNAEWLDGLNYLDFLRDIGRHFSVNRMLSFESVKSRLDREQSLSFLEFNYMILQAYDFLELNRRYGCVLQMGGSDQWGNIVNGIDLTRRVLDQQIFGLTSPLLTTSDGRKMGKSQGGAMWLNADMLSPYEFWQFWRNTNDADVGRFLKLYTEIPVEECDRLGALEGAEINAAKIILANAVTTLCHGADAAATAQETAREVFEKGGVGDDLPTLELSPDEVLDGISIIQVLVRAGLAKSGKDAKRLIAENGARIDDTLLDDPAMMLDTDALSAPVKLSAGKKRHALVKLAL; encoded by the coding sequence ATGACCTACCATCCCAAATCGGACTTCATGCATGTCATGATGGAACGCGGCTTTCTGGCTGACTGCACCGATTATCAGGGCCTTGATGATGCGCTGAGCCAAGGCGTGGTCACCACCTATATCGGCTATGACGCCACCGCCAGTTCGCTGCATGTGGGCCATCTGCTCAACATCATGATGCTGCGTTGGCTGCAAAAGACCGGACATCAGCCGATCACCCTGATGGGCGGTGGCACAACAAAGGTGGGCGATCCATCGTTCCGTGCAGATGAGCGTCCGCTGCTGACGCCGGACCAGATCGATGCCAACATCACCGGTATGCAGCAGGTTTTTGCCAAGTACCTGACCTATGGCGATGGGCCGACAGATGCCCTGATGCTGAACAACGCCGAATGGCTCGACGGGCTAAACTACCTTGATTTCCTGCGCGACATCGGTCGGCATTTCAGCGTCAACCGAATGCTGAGCTTTGAATCCGTGAAATCCCGGCTCGACCGGGAACAGTCGCTCAGCTTTCTCGAATTTAACTACATGATCTTACAAGCCTATGATTTTCTTGAATTGAATCGCCGCTACGGCTGCGTGTTGCAGATGGGTGGCTCGGATCAGTGGGGCAATATCGTCAACGGCATCGACCTGACCCGTCGGGTGCTGGACCAGCAGATCTTTGGCCTGACCTCGCCACTTCTGACCACTTCGGACGGGCGCAAAATGGGCAAGAGCCAAGGTGGCGCGATGTGGCTGAATGCCGACATGCTGAGCCCCTACGAGTTCTGGCAGTTCTGGCGCAACACCAATGATGCCGACGTTGGCCGGTTCCTCAAGCTCTACACCGAAATCCCGGTTGAGGAGTGTGACCGTCTGGGCGCGCTTGAGGGCGCAGAAATCAATGCCGCCAAGATCATTCTGGCCAACGCGGTGACGACGCTTTGTCACGGTGCTGATGCCGCAGCCACAGCCCAAGAGACGGCGCGTGAGGTGTTTGAAAAGGGCGGCGTCGGTGACGATCTGCCCACGCTAGAGCTGTCGCCGGACGAGGTTCTGGATGGCATTTCGATCATCCAGGTTCTGGTGCGTGCCGGCCTTGCCAAATCCGGCAAGGACGCCAAGCGCCTGATTGCCGAAAACGGCGCCCGGATCGACGATACTTTGCTCGATGATCCGGCGATGATGCTGGATACCGACGCGCTAAGCGCCCCAGTCAAACTCAGCGCCGGTAAGAAGCGGCATGCGCTGGTCAAACTGGCCCTGTAG